TCACTTCATTCTTACGCAAAACCATTTTTTCCTGAACTTCTGAAAACACCTTCCGGGTGTTATCTGGTTTGCAGTTAGCTCTCGATGGAGAAAAACATGACTCTGATTGAAGATGTTTTATTGCAAATAGGGATAGAACAATTTCCTggaaaacagaagaaaaatgtTCCATAAAACTTAGAATATAGGGAAATAGCTTCCTGTCAACTCCCTTTTATTCTAGGCCATAAACCCACCGCATAAAACAAGTAAAAGATAAGGTTTTGTTCTTCTAGTCACCAGTGGCACACAAAACCTAGCAGAGGTATGGCATTACAAGCACCAAACTTACCCTTAAAACCCAACCCAAACAACCCCTTTCCACCCATCCCATCCCATTTGAGACCCTCTTCCCACCatcaaaaaacaccccaaaaagTTGTCCCAAAACACCATCTTCTCACCAGAAGATCCATATCAACCGCACTGTTTGGTTCCCTACTTTTCGATTCGAAACGAGCGAATGCAACGTTTGATTTCGGGGTCACAACTCCTGACCAGACGGTAGAGGAGGCAGAGAGTGGAATCAGGTACCATGCACAGAGTTTGTTGCAAGTGAAAGACTTGTTTGAGTCATCATCTTCCACAGAGTTGTGGAAAGAAGCCCAGAAGGCCCTGCGGAAGAGGGCTTCGTATCTGAAACAGGATATTTACACCATAATACAGAGTAAGCCCGGGAGTGAAAGGCCTCAGCTGAGGAAATTGTACACTTTTCTGTTCAACAATGTAACTGAACTGGATTACGCGGCGAGGGATAAGGACACGACGCGTGTGTGGGAATGTTACGGGAACATTGCTGTGGCTGTTAATGACATCTTGTCTAGAATATAATGCAACAGAGCAATTGCCTATTCAAATTGACATGCCAGTCTGTTTTCAGATA
This DNA window, taken from Rhododendron vialii isolate Sample 1 chromosome 8a, ASM3025357v1, encodes the following:
- the LOC131299162 gene encoding psbQ-like protein 3, chloroplastic gives rise to the protein MALQAPNLPLKPNPNNPFPPIPSHLRPSSHHQKTPQKVVPKHHLLTRRSISTALFGSLLFDSKRANATFDFGVTTPDQTVEEAESGIRYHAQSLLQVKDLFESSSSTELWKEAQKALRKRASYLKQDIYTIIQSKPGSERPQLRKLYTFLFNNVTELDYAARDKDTTRVWECYGNIAVAVNDILSRI